The Salicibibacter halophilus DNA window TGCAATTACGACCCAGAACAAAGGGTGCACACGGACGAGCAACAGGAGATTAATCAAAGGACATCACTTCGTTAGGATCAATATATTCGTTATTTTCCCGAATCGCAAATGTAAAACGTCCACTGTCCCCCTCATTATCGCTCGTGACATCTCCCAATGAATCACCGGCATCCACATGATCATATAAACTAACATCGATGGAATCCAAGGTGCCATACCATGCTTCCGTTCCGTCATCATGTTGGACAACAACGACTGGTCCCCAATCTTCATCGTCACCTGCCTGTATGACAACCCCGCCGCGAGTAGCAATGACTTCTTCATCTTCCATCGTTTCAAGAACGAGCGCGCGGCCATTTTCCGAAAAACTCTCCGCAATGCCTGCTCCCGCAGCCGGCAACGCATACCCATCGGAGTCAACCAATTCCGATTCATGGGTCTGATCTTCCGGGAAAAGGGCGAGCGGACGGCCAAATTGATCTTCATACCAATTTGATACAGCTGCAAACTGGAATTCATTTTCATACAGATTTAAGGCCGCTTGTCTCGTATCTGCAGACAACGGCACGTTCGTTTGCACAATCATCGCGGTCAGTAAAAAAATCGCCAGCGCGCCCAACCACTGAATGAAAAAACGT harbors:
- a CDS encoding M23 family metallopeptidase → MSRDIERVRKQLSKKRKHEPAGKKEPTPKPKNQKPYYGYYPSREEMNEHEPEFYLWRDREGQQPSNPRKEKMKQRFFIQWLGALAIFLLTAMIVQTNVPLSADTRQAALNLYENEFQFAAVSNWYEDQFGRPLALFPEDQTHESELVDSDGYALPAAGAGIAESFSENGRALVLETMEDEEVIATRGGVVIQAGDDEDWGPVVVVQHDDGTEAWYGTLDSIDVSLYDHVDAGDSLGDVTSDNEGDSGRFTFAIRENNEYIDPNEVMSFD